A stretch of DNA from Methanobrevibacter wolinii SH:
CATAGAATTGCTGAAACTGTTGTATCTGATTTATTCCTTGCAGATAAAGATGAAATGGAAGATTTAGCAGATCAAATTGAACATGTAATGAGTCATGATGTTGAAGATAATATTATGAGAATACTTGGTTATCCAAAGTATTGTCCACATGGTCATAAAATACCTCCTCGTGATGGTTCATCAGAAAAAGATAAATATTTAGCTGTTCCACTTCTTGAATTAGATGTTGATGATTTAGCTACTGTATCATATATTAAAACTGCTGATGCTCGTAAACTTCAAAAAATTATGAATTTAGGTCTTCTTCCAGGTTCTAAAATTCAATTAATTCAAAAGTTCCCGATTTTTGTATTTCAGTTAGGAAACACACAACTTGCTGTAGATAAAGAAATTGCAAATG
This window harbors:
- a CDS encoding metal-dependent transcriptional regulator, whose protein sequence is MVENKDIEDFIRNLWVKEVELKETFTEDQLDKKYLTDLFKKGYINIDNNQITLSESGEYLGRELVRKHRIAETVVSDLFLADKDEMEDLADQIEHVMSHDVEDNIMRILGYPKYCPHGHKIPPRDGSSEKDKYLAVPLLELDVDDLATVSYIKTADARKLQKIMNLGLLPGSKIQLIQKFPIFVFQLGNTQLAVDKEIANEIFVVRDNENNN